A window from Symbiopectobacterium purcellii encodes these proteins:
- the yacL gene encoding protein YacL — MDYEFLRDVSGQVIVRMSMGHEAVGHWFNEEVKEQLALLDEVEQAAREVAGSERQWQKVGHEYTLLLDSEEVLIRANQLSFAMDEMEEGMSYYDEESLALCGVDDFLTLVAKYREFVQYPR; from the coding sequence ATGGATTATGAATTTTTACGGGATGTCTCAGGCCAGGTTATTGTGCGTATGTCAATGGGGCACGAAGCCGTTGGCCACTGGTTTAATGAAGAAGTCAAAGAGCAGCTTGCTCTGCTTGATGAGGTAGAACAAGCGGCGCGCGAGGTGGCAGGCAGTGAGCGCCAATGGCAAAAAGTCGGGCACGAATATACCCTGCTGCTGGACAGCGAAGAGGTGCTTATTCGCGCTAATCAGCTCTCTTTCGCCATGGATGAGATGGAAGAGGGCATGAGCTATTACGATGAAGAGAGTCTGGCGCTGTGCGGGGTGGATGACTTTCTAACGCTTGTGGCCAAATACCGGGAATTTGTGCAATATCCGCGATAA
- a CDS encoding hydantoinase B/oxoprolinase family protein: MSNLTSVSAPVAALQYQVMWNRLISVVEEQAQALIRTAFGTSTREAGDLSAGVFLPDGRMIAQAVTGTPGHVNSMAESVKHFLHAFPLEQMRPGDVFLTNDPWKGTGHLYDMTMVTPVFRQEQAVGLFASTLHVADIGGLGPGPDGQLIYHEGLFLPLLRFIDGGQINQVVLDIIRANVREPEQVEGDLLALVACNDVSARFLNRMMDEFTLDSLVPVGEHILQHSEQAMRDAVRQWPQGSWSNELLVDGYDAPIRIRATLHIRDGEIEVDFTGTDPYVPQGINVVKAYTDAYTSFGIRCLIGADIPNNAGSLGVIRVSAPEGSIVNAPYPAAVAARHIIGQLLPDVVFGCLRQARPGAVPAEGSSSLWNIRLSGGHPIAGYSNERLVNEQRFTITSFSTGGTGGRPALDGFSTTSFPCGVRNISIEILETMSPLVFWRKEYRPDSGGAGRQRGGLGQVIEISHGQQAPMLLGAAWDRIVYPARGAEGGADGARERSAHAIAQDVRSGLVSTQAASRDYHYGDENK; this comes from the coding sequence ATGAGTAACCTAACGTCCGTCTCCGCGCCAGTGGCAGCACTACAGTATCAGGTGATGTGGAACCGGCTGATTTCCGTGGTAGAGGAGCAGGCGCAAGCGCTGATCCGTACCGCGTTTGGCACCTCAACCCGAGAAGCCGGTGATTTGTCCGCCGGGGTCTTTTTGCCAGATGGGCGCATGATCGCGCAGGCGGTTACCGGCACACCGGGCCACGTCAATTCGATGGCGGAATCGGTCAAACACTTCCTGCACGCGTTCCCTTTGGAACAGATGCGTCCGGGCGATGTGTTTTTAACCAACGATCCCTGGAAGGGCACCGGCCACCTGTACGATATGACGATGGTGACACCGGTATTTCGTCAGGAACAGGCGGTTGGCCTGTTCGCCTCTACGCTGCACGTTGCGGATATCGGTGGCTTAGGCCCAGGACCGGACGGTCAATTGATCTATCACGAAGGGTTGTTTTTGCCGCTGCTGCGTTTTATCGATGGCGGCCAGATCAATCAGGTGGTGCTGGACATTATTCGCGCCAACGTGCGCGAACCGGAGCAGGTCGAAGGCGATTTGCTGGCGCTGGTGGCCTGTAACGACGTCAGCGCCCGTTTCCTCAACCGCATGATGGATGAATTCACCCTCGATTCGCTGGTACCGGTAGGCGAGCATATTTTACAGCACTCCGAGCAGGCGATGCGCGATGCGGTACGCCAGTGGCCGCAAGGAAGCTGGAGCAATGAGCTGCTGGTGGACGGCTATGATGCGCCGATCCGCATTCGCGCCACGCTACACATTCGCGACGGCGAGATTGAGGTCGATTTTACCGGCACCGATCCCTATGTTCCGCAAGGTATTAACGTGGTGAAAGCCTACACCGATGCCTACACCTCGTTTGGCATTCGCTGCCTGATCGGTGCCGATATTCCTAACAATGCCGGATCGTTAGGCGTGATTCGCGTCAGCGCACCGGAGGGTTCTATCGTCAATGCGCCCTACCCTGCGGCAGTCGCCGCGCGCCACATTATCGGTCAGCTGTTGCCGGATGTGGTGTTTGGCTGCCTGCGTCAAGCACGCCCCGGCGCGGTGCCTGCCGAAGGCTCTTCATCGCTGTGGAATATCCGCCTGTCGGGCGGTCATCCGATTGCGGGCTATTCCAATGAGCGCTTGGTCAACGAACAGCGCTTTACCATCACCAGTTTTTCCACTGGTGGCACCGGCGGTCGTCCGGCGCTGGATGGGTTTTCCACCACCTCGTTCCCCTGCGGGGTGCGCAATATCTCCATCGAAATTCTGGAAACCATGAGCCCGCTGGTGTTCTGGCGTAAAGAGTACCGACCGGATTCCGGCGGCGCAGGTCGGCAACGCGGAGGATTGGGACAAGTCATCGAAATCTCCCATGGGCAGCAGGCACCGATGTTACTGGGTGCGGCGTGGGATCGTATCGTTTATCCCGCCCGTGGCGCAGAAGGCGGTGCGGACGGCGCGCGCGAACGTTCTGCACACGCTATCGCCCAGGATGTTCGTAGCGGATTGGTCAGCACACAAGCTGCCAGCCGTGATTACCACTACGGTGATGAAAACAAATAA
- the acnB gene encoding bifunctional aconitate hydratase 2/2-methylisocitrate dehydratase produces MLEEYSKHVADRAAQGIVPKPLDASQMAALVEALKKPPVGEEEVLLDLLVNRVPPGVDEAAYVKAGFLAAVAKGEAHSPLISPEKAVELLGTMQGGYNIHPLIDALDNETLAPIAADALSHTLLMFDNFYDVEEKAKAGNVHAKRVVQSWADAEWFLSRPKLAEKITVTVFKVTGETNTDDLSPAPDAWSRPDIPLHALAMLKNARDGITPDQPGAVGPIKQIEALSQKGYPLAYVGDVVGTGSSRKSATNSVLWFMGDDIPHVPNKRGGGVVLGGKIAPIFFNTMEDAGALPIEVDVNELNMGDVIDIYPYKGEVRLHDSDTVLATFALKTDVLLDEVRAGGRIPLIIGRDLTTKAREALGLPASDIFRQAKDVAQSTRGFSLAQKMVGRACGVAGIRPDQYCEPKMTSVGSQDTTGPMTRDELKDLACLGFSADLVMQSFCHTAAYPKPVDVTTHHTLPDFIMNRGGVSLRPGDGVIHSWLNRMLLPDTVGTGGDSHTRFPIGISFPAGSGLVAFAAATGVMPLDMPESVLVRFKGKMQPGITLRDLVHAIPLYAIKQGLLTVEKKGKKNIFSGRILEIEGLPDLKVEQAFELTDASAERSAAGCTIKLDKAPIIEYLNSNIVLLKWMIAEGYGDRRTLERRVQGMEKWLADPQLLEADPDAEYAAVIDIDLADIKEPILCAPNDPDDARWLSDVQGEKIDEVFIGSCMTNIGHFRAAGKLLDQHKGQLPTRLWVAPPTKMDAAQLTEEGYYSVFGKSGARVEIPGCSLCMGNQARVADGATVVSTSTRNFPNRLGTGANVYLASAELAAVASLLGKLPTPDEYLAAMAQVDKTAQDSYRYLNFDRLDQYTAKADGVIFQSAV; encoded by the coding sequence GTGCTAGAAGAATATAGCAAGCACGTGGCCGACCGGGCTGCACAGGGCATCGTACCCAAGCCGTTAGACGCTTCACAGATGGCAGCGCTGGTCGAAGCGCTGAAGAAACCGCCTGTTGGCGAAGAAGAGGTGTTGCTGGATCTGCTGGTAAACCGCGTGCCGCCGGGCGTTGACGAAGCTGCCTATGTAAAAGCCGGTTTTCTGGCGGCCGTCGCGAAAGGAGAAGCCCATTCTCCGTTAATCAGCCCGGAAAAAGCCGTTGAACTGCTTGGCACCATGCAAGGCGGTTATAATATTCATCCGCTGATTGACGCGCTGGACAATGAGACGCTGGCTCCCATCGCTGCTGATGCGCTGTCACATACGCTGCTGATGTTCGATAACTTCTACGATGTAGAAGAGAAGGCCAAAGCTGGCAACGTGCACGCTAAACGTGTGGTGCAATCCTGGGCTGATGCCGAATGGTTCCTGTCTCGCCCTAAACTGGCGGAAAAAATTACCGTCACCGTTTTTAAAGTCACCGGTGAAACCAATACCGATGACCTCTCTCCGGCACCTGATGCCTGGTCTCGCCCTGATATCCCGTTACATGCGTTGGCGATGTTGAAAAACGCCCGCGATGGCATTACGCCGGATCAACCCGGCGCCGTTGGCCCGATCAAACAGATCGAAGCGCTCAGCCAGAAAGGGTACCCGTTGGCCTACGTGGGTGATGTGGTGGGCACCGGTTCTTCGCGTAAATCCGCCACCAACTCGGTGCTGTGGTTTATGGGCGACGATATTCCTCACGTGCCGAACAAACGCGGTGGTGGCGTGGTGCTGGGCGGCAAAATCGCGCCTATTTTCTTTAACACCATGGAAGATGCGGGCGCATTGCCGATCGAAGTCGATGTGAACGAATTAAACATGGGCGATGTGATCGACATCTACCCCTACAAAGGTGAAGTTCGCCTGCACGACAGCGATACCGTGTTGGCAACCTTTGCGCTGAAAACTGACGTACTGCTTGATGAAGTGCGGGCGGGTGGGCGTATTCCTCTGATCATTGGTCGCGATCTGACCACCAAAGCGCGTGAAGCGCTGGGCTTGCCCGCGAGTGATATCTTCCGTCAGGCGAAAGATGTGGCGCAGAGCACGCGCGGCTTCTCGCTGGCACAGAAGATGGTGGGGCGTGCCTGTGGCGTTGCCGGGATTCGTCCGGATCAGTATTGCGAACCCAAGATGACCTCCGTCGGTTCTCAGGACACTACCGGACCGATGACCCGTGACGAACTGAAAGATCTGGCTTGCCTTGGCTTCTCTGCCGACTTGGTGATGCAGTCATTCTGCCATACGGCCGCCTATCCGAAGCCCGTTGACGTCACCACGCATCATACGCTGCCGGACTTTATCATGAACCGTGGCGGTGTCTCCCTGCGCCCGGGCGATGGCGTTATCCACTCCTGGCTCAACCGCATGTTGTTGCCGGATACGGTAGGCACCGGCGGTGACTCCCATACCCGTTTCCCGATCGGTATCTCCTTCCCGGCGGGTTCCGGGCTGGTGGCGTTTGCTGCCGCTACGGGCGTGATGCCGCTGGATATGCCGGAGTCGGTGCTGGTACGCTTTAAAGGCAAGATGCAACCGGGGATTACCCTGCGCGATCTGGTGCATGCCATCCCCCTGTACGCCATTAAACAGGGGCTGCTGACCGTAGAGAAGAAAGGCAAGAAGAACATTTTCTCTGGCCGCATTCTGGAAATCGAAGGGTTACCCGACCTGAAGGTTGAGCAGGCGTTTGAACTGACCGATGCGTCAGCAGAGCGTTCTGCCGCCGGGTGTACCATCAAGCTGGATAAAGCCCCGATCATCGAGTACCTGAATTCTAATATCGTGCTGCTCAAGTGGATGATCGCCGAAGGCTACGGCGATCGGCGTACGCTGGAGCGTCGTGTTCAGGGCATGGAAAAATGGCTGGCCGATCCGCAACTGCTGGAAGCCGATCCCGATGCAGAATATGCCGCGGTGATCGATATCGATCTGGCGGATATCAAAGAGCCGATTCTGTGTGCGCCGAACGATCCGGACGATGCGCGCTGGCTGTCGGATGTGCAGGGTGAGAAGATTGACGAAGTGTTTATCGGCTCTTGCATGACCAACATCGGTCACTTCCGTGCCGCGGGTAAACTGCTGGATCAGCATAAAGGCCAACTGCCGACGCGCCTGTGGGTTGCGCCGCCGACCAAGATGGATGCCGCGCAACTGACGGAAGAGGGCTATTACAGCGTGTTTGGCAAGAGCGGCGCGCGCGTTGAGATCCCAGGCTGCTCGTTGTGCATGGGTAACCAGGCGCGCGTAGCCGATGGCGCAACGGTGGTGTCGACGTCTACCCGTAACTTCCCGAACCGCTTGGGCACTGGCGCTAATGTCTATCTGGCGTCTGCGGAGCTGGCGGCGGTGGCGTCACTGCTGGGTAAACTGCCGACGCCTGACGAATATCTCGCCGCGATGGCTCAGGTGGATAAAACCGCGCAGGATAGTTATCGCTACCTGAATTTTGATCGGTTGGATCAGTATACGGCGAAAGCGGACGGGGTGATTTTCCAAAGCGCTGTCTGA
- a CDS encoding YhcH/YjgK/YiaL family protein, whose translation MIAGNLQHLPLATLPAPLLAILSSPGMTLDELNAKPEGKYQPEGADWFYSIGTVSTAPQAERHTEFHHNFLDIQLILSGEEIIGYGLNSVIGQPATERKPDLYILDNPQVPHQIHLRAGDFVTFYPGEPHQALCAIGDIPAPVKKAVFKVPVSDVTPL comes from the coding sequence ATGATTGCAGGCAATTTACAGCATCTGCCGTTGGCAACGCTGCCCGCGCCGCTGTTAGCGATTCTCTCTTCACCCGGCATGACGCTGGATGAACTGAACGCCAAGCCGGAAGGAAAATATCAACCGGAAGGGGCAGACTGGTTTTACAGTATTGGCACAGTATCTACCGCCCCGCAGGCAGAACGTCACACCGAGTTCCACCACAACTTTCTGGATATTCAGCTGATTCTGTCCGGGGAAGAGATCATCGGTTATGGGCTGAACAGCGTGATTGGGCAACCCGCGACCGAACGTAAGCCCGATCTCTATATTTTAGACAACCCGCAGGTGCCGCATCAGATCCACTTGCGCGCCGGAGATTTCGTCACGTTCTACCCCGGAGAACCGCATCAGGCGCTGTGCGCGATAGGCGATATTCCCGCACCGGTAAAAAAAGCGGTGTTTAAAGTGCCCGTCAGCGATGTTACCCCGTTGTAA
- a CDS encoding sialidase family protein, whose product MTTETITVERTGVIHQAEGDAQRIDAYLPSVCPQNHAANLLHLPNGDVLCVWFGGTQEGIADISIYQSRLANGSTQWSDAVKLSEDATRSEQNPVLFLAPDGVLWLLYTAQKSGNQDTAIVRYRQSTDQGHTWGEIGTLLDQPGTFIRQPITVLPNGDWLLPVFYCRVEPGEKWLGNNDDSAVKISSDQGKTWQEYPVPNSTGCVHMNITPLADGSLLALFRSRWADFIYRSHSTDGGKTWSVPVPTTLPNNNSSIQVTTLQNGHLALVFNHMSAADATERRVSLYDEIEDEDGGNDAKMPEITEGRSAFWGAPRAPMTLAISEDGGKTWPWQRNIEVGDGYCMTNNSQQKLNREFSYPSIKQGPEGKLHVAFTYFRQAIKYVCVDEAWVKG is encoded by the coding sequence ATGACGACTGAAACCATCACCGTAGAACGTACCGGCGTGATTCATCAGGCCGAAGGAGATGCGCAGCGCATTGATGCCTATCTACCTTCCGTTTGCCCGCAAAACCACGCCGCTAACCTGCTCCACTTGCCGAATGGCGATGTGCTGTGTGTCTGGTTTGGCGGCACACAAGAAGGGATTGCGGATATCTCGATTTACCAGTCGCGCCTGGCTAACGGCAGCACGCAATGGTCAGACGCCGTGAAGTTATCGGAAGATGCCACGCGCTCTGAGCAGAACCCGGTACTGTTTCTGGCACCAGACGGCGTACTGTGGTTGCTGTATACCGCGCAGAAATCCGGTAATCAGGACACCGCCATTGTGCGTTACCGTCAATCGACCGACCAGGGTCACACCTGGGGGGAAATCGGCACACTGCTCGATCAGCCGGGCACCTTTATCCGCCAACCGATCACCGTGCTGCCGAACGGCGACTGGCTGCTGCCGGTGTTCTATTGCCGCGTTGAGCCGGGCGAGAAATGGTTGGGTAACAACGATGATAGCGCAGTTAAAATCTCCAGCGACCAGGGTAAAACCTGGCAGGAATACCCGGTGCCGAACAGCACGGGCTGTGTCCACATGAACATCACGCCGCTGGCGGACGGTTCACTGCTGGCGCTGTTCCGCAGCCGCTGGGCTGACTTTATCTATCGTAGCCACTCTACGGATGGCGGCAAAACCTGGTCGGTGCCCGTGCCCACCACGTTGCCAAACAACAACTCGTCCATTCAGGTGACGACGCTGCAAAACGGCCATCTGGCGCTGGTGTTCAACCACATGAGCGCCGCCGATGCCACCGAGCGCCGCGTGTCGTTGTATGACGAAATCGAAGATGAAGACGGCGGCAATGACGCCAAAATGCCGGAAATCACCGAAGGGCGCAGCGCCTTCTGGGGCGCACCGCGCGCGCCCATGACGCTGGCCATTTCGGAAGATGGTGGCAAGACCTGGCCGTGGCAGCGCAATATCGAAGTGGGCGATGGCTATTGCATGACCAACAACTCGCAACAGAAGCTGAACCGCGAGTTCTCCTATCCCAGCATCAAGCAGGGACCGGAAGGGAAATTGCATGTGGCCTTCACCTATTTCCGTCAGGCTATCAAATACGTTTGTGTCGATGAGGCATGGGTAAAAGGGTGA
- a CDS encoding ABC transporter substrate-binding protein: MNWLDFYLGKKRQQRPVKLAATLALYALLATSGATVYAQTTEPQRGGTLNIVLNAEPPTLVALSTVATPSLSVSGKVTEGLLKYDFDLNPQPQLATAWEISPDGKTYTFHLRKGVKWHDGQDFTSADVAYSIELLKKYHPRGASTFASVTEVKTPDANTAVIALSQPAPYLLRALTAAESPILPKHIYENTDPLKNPNGSAPIGTGPYLFSQWERGSHLILKRNPNYWDKEKPYVDQIVIRFIPDASSRSVAFETGTVDLGYRSPVALSDLDRLKAIPKLAFETKGTSYSYNVSSLQFNLDDEHFKNLKVRQAIAHTLDRELIRKVAYYGYATVTASPIAPGLKDFHDPSPSPYALDIKRANQLLDEAGYPRDAKGIRFKTTLDYNPISDGLKPTGEIVRSSLAKIGIDVTLRSQDLSAFVKPGLYRS; encoded by the coding sequence ATGAATTGGTTAGACTTTTATTTGGGGAAAAAGCGTCAACAGCGTCCGGTAAAGCTGGCGGCAACGCTGGCGCTGTACGCCCTGTTAGCCACCAGCGGTGCTACCGTATACGCGCAAACAACGGAGCCGCAGCGCGGCGGCACGCTGAATATCGTCCTGAACGCCGAGCCGCCGACGTTGGTGGCGCTGTCCACCGTTGCTACGCCAAGCCTGAGTGTAAGCGGCAAGGTAACGGAAGGATTGCTGAAATACGATTTCGACCTCAATCCGCAGCCGCAGTTGGCCACGGCCTGGGAGATCAGTCCCGATGGTAAAACCTACACCTTTCATCTGCGCAAGGGCGTGAAATGGCATGATGGGCAGGATTTCACCTCAGCGGATGTGGCCTATTCGATAGAATTGCTCAAGAAATACCACCCGCGCGGGGCCAGCACCTTCGCCAGCGTGACTGAGGTGAAAACGCCGGATGCCAACACAGCGGTGATTGCGCTGTCGCAGCCTGCGCCTTATCTGTTACGTGCGCTGACCGCAGCAGAATCGCCGATATTGCCCAAGCACATCTACGAGAATACCGATCCGCTTAAAAATCCGAACGGCAGCGCGCCGATCGGCACCGGCCCCTACCTGTTTAGCCAGTGGGAACGCGGTAGCCATCTGATCCTCAAGCGCAATCCCAACTACTGGGACAAAGAAAAGCCGTATGTTGATCAAATTGTGATCCGCTTTATTCCTGACGCTTCATCGCGATCGGTTGCCTTTGAAACCGGCACCGTGGATCTTGGCTATCGTTCCCCGGTGGCGCTCAGCGATCTGGATCGTCTGAAGGCGATACCCAAACTGGCGTTTGAAACCAAAGGTACCAGCTATTCTTATAATGTCTCCTCGCTCCAGTTCAATCTGGATGATGAGCATTTCAAAAACCTGAAAGTGCGTCAGGCCATTGCACACACGTTAGACCGAGAGCTGATTCGCAAAGTGGCTTATTACGGCTATGCCACCGTGACGGCCTCTCCCATCGCGCCGGGGTTAAAGGATTTCCACGATCCGTCTCCCTCGCCCTACGCGCTGGATATCAAACGCGCCAATCAACTGCTGGATGAGGCGGGCTATCCGCGCGATGCCAAGGGTATCCGTTTTAAAACCACGCTGGATTACAACCCGATATCTGACGGTTTGAAACCCACCGGGGAGATTGTGCGCTCGTCTCTGGCCAAAATCGGTATTGACGTCACGCTGCGTTCACAGGATTTATCCGCCTTTGTGAAACCGGGTTTATACCGATCGTGA
- a CDS encoding hydantoinase/oxoprolinase family protein: MSELPLSSQDKPEPAIRLAVDVGGTFTDVVLLDGEQRYTSKTLTTPTEPEHGVLQGIEENLKLAGRTLHDVDLLILGTTLATNALIERKGARTALITTQGFRDLVEIGLEDRFAQYDVFLQKPAPLVPRYWRFGVTERINAQGDVLLPLNEDDVRRIAQTLREEDIDSVAVVLLHSYRNPQHEQRVAEILQHELPHLAVSLSSVVCPEIREYERLSTTCANAYVQPQVAGYLSRLEQLLTARGLHIPLFLMTSGGGITTLQTGIEQPVRLVESGPAGGAILAQRVAAELGETRALSFDMGGTTAKICFIDDYQPQISRNFEFGRVHRYQKGSGLPIRIPVIEMVEIGAGGGSIARVDTLQRIQVGPDSAGSEPGPVSYGLGGTQATVTDANAVLGRLDPARFARGKVALNIEAAQQALAAQIGAPLGYSAELAALSVAEIVAENMANAARVHASEQGKHVEHYTLIAFGGAAPLQAARLARKLGITRVVIPRSAGVGSALGFLWAPIAYQAVRSFYQRLDRLNYDEVNALLAGLTAQATAIVRQAAPQGDIQVQRIVYLRYAGQGHEVPIELPGGAVQAQTINLLQARFAQRYRELYGRSLDHVPIEAISWSVAASTHDDLAPAATRWTPDNTLTAASSPHQRQVYQIEDNAFTATPLHERTALAQEQYVFGPALVVEEETTTVVDSGFSAHLSPQGHLILELGSEDFHHE, from the coding sequence ATGTCTGAATTACCGCTTTCCTCGCAAGATAAACCAGAGCCCGCCATACGTTTGGCCGTTGATGTCGGTGGCACCTTTACCGATGTGGTGTTGCTCGATGGTGAACAACGTTACACGTCAAAAACCCTGACCACCCCCACTGAACCGGAACACGGCGTGCTGCAAGGTATCGAAGAGAACCTGAAGCTCGCAGGCCGGACCCTGCACGATGTCGACCTGTTGATCCTCGGCACTACGCTTGCCACCAATGCGCTGATAGAGCGCAAAGGGGCACGCACGGCATTGATCACCACCCAGGGGTTTCGCGATCTGGTCGAAATCGGTTTAGAAGACCGCTTCGCACAGTACGATGTATTCCTGCAAAAACCGGCGCCGTTGGTACCTCGCTATTGGCGCTTTGGCGTCACCGAACGCATCAACGCACAGGGAGACGTGCTGCTGCCGCTCAATGAAGACGACGTGAGACGCATTGCACAGACGCTGCGCGAGGAAGATATCGACAGCGTTGCCGTGGTGCTGCTGCACAGCTATCGCAACCCGCAGCATGAACAGCGTGTTGCCGAGATCCTGCAACACGAACTGCCTCACCTCGCCGTGTCGCTTTCCAGCGTGGTGTGCCCGGAAATCCGGGAATACGAACGGCTCTCTACCACCTGCGCGAACGCTTACGTGCAACCACAGGTGGCAGGCTATCTGTCACGTCTGGAACAGTTGTTGACCGCGCGCGGATTGCATATCCCGCTGTTTCTGATGACCTCCGGCGGCGGGATCACCACGCTGCAAACCGGCATCGAGCAGCCGGTGCGTCTGGTGGAATCCGGCCCGGCGGGTGGCGCTATTCTGGCCCAGCGCGTGGCCGCAGAGTTGGGCGAAACCCGAGCACTGTCATTTGATATGGGCGGCACCACGGCGAAAATCTGCTTTATCGATGATTATCAGCCGCAAATTTCCCGCAACTTCGAATTTGGCCGCGTGCACCGTTACCAGAAGGGATCCGGGCTGCCGATCCGCATTCCGGTGATTGAAATGGTGGAGATCGGCGCAGGCGGCGGTTCGATCGCCCGCGTGGATACCCTGCAACGCATCCAGGTAGGGCCGGACAGTGCCGGTTCTGAACCCGGGCCGGTCAGCTATGGATTAGGCGGCACCCAGGCCACGGTAACCGATGCCAATGCGGTACTCGGCCGTCTGGACCCTGCGCGCTTCGCCCGCGGTAAAGTGGCCTTAAATATTGAAGCCGCACAACAGGCGCTCGCCGCGCAGATCGGTGCACCGCTGGGCTACTCCGCTGAACTGGCGGCACTCTCTGTCGCAGAGATCGTGGCAGAGAATATGGCTAACGCAGCACGCGTACATGCCAGCGAACAGGGCAAACACGTTGAGCACTACACCCTTATCGCCTTTGGCGGTGCCGCACCGCTTCAGGCTGCGCGGTTGGCACGCAAGTTGGGTATTACCCGCGTGGTGATCCCCCGTTCTGCCGGTGTCGGTTCCGCGCTGGGTTTTCTTTGGGCTCCGATAGCCTATCAGGCGGTACGTAGCTTCTATCAACGGTTAGATCGCTTGAACTACGATGAGGTCAACGCGCTGCTGGCCGGATTGACCGCGCAAGCGACCGCTATCGTACGTCAGGCCGCGCCGCAGGGGGATATTCAAGTACAGCGCATCGTCTATCTGCGCTATGCCGGCCAAGGACATGAAGTCCCTATCGAACTGCCGGGCGGTGCCGTGCAGGCGCAAACCATCAACCTACTGCAAGCGCGTTTTGCACAGCGCTATCGCGAGCTGTATGGCCGCAGTCTCGACCATGTGCCGATTGAAGCCATCAGTTGGTCGGTTGCTGCCTCGACCCATGACGATCTTGCTCCGGCGGCCACTCGCTGGACGCCGGACAACACGCTGACGGCCGCGTCATCGCCACATCAGCGTCAGGTGTATCAGATTGAGGATAACGCCTTTACCGCCACGCCGCTCCATGAGCGTACGGCGCTAGCGCAGGAGCAATACGTATTCGGCCCGGCACTGGTCGTCGAAGAGGAAACCACCACCGTGGTGGACAGCGGTTTTTCCGCCCATCTTAGTCCGCAAGGTCATCTGATTCTTGAGCTTGGCAGCGAGGATTTTCATCATGAGTAA
- a CDS encoding SDR family NAD(P)-dependent oxidoreductase, translating into MAVSERKHALITGTSSGIGAAIAQTLLAQGWKVTGLSRQPGALTHPQFTHQTLDVTDLDALQGYLAHITRVDAVIHAAGMMKAAPLGQLNVADSEKLWRLHVQVAEVLADRLVDKLPSGGRIILLGSRTSSGAAGRSQYVTTKSAMIGMVRSWAAELAPRGITVNIVAPGATETPMLNQPGRQSSPPKLPPIGRFIQPQEVADLVCYLLSPSAAAITGQQLVICGGASL; encoded by the coding sequence ATGGCTGTCAGCGAACGCAAACATGCGCTGATCACCGGAACCAGCTCCGGCATTGGCGCCGCCATTGCCCAAACGCTGTTGGCGCAGGGATGGAAAGTGACGGGGCTGTCGCGTCAACCCGGCGCGCTCACGCATCCACAATTTACCCATCAGACGCTGGACGTTACCGATCTCGATGCGCTGCAAGGTTATCTTGCGCACATCACCCGGGTCGATGCGGTGATTCACGCCGCAGGCATGATGAAAGCGGCCCCATTGGGTCAACTCAATGTGGCCGACAGCGAAAAGCTGTGGCGCTTGCATGTACAGGTTGCTGAAGTGCTGGCCGATAGGCTGGTCGATAAATTGCCAAGCGGTGGACGCATCATTCTGTTGGGCAGTCGAACCTCCAGCGGTGCGGCGGGACGCAGCCAGTATGTCACCACCAAATCAGCCATGATCGGTATGGTAAGAAGTTGGGCCGCAGAGTTGGCACCGCGCGGCATCACGGTGAATATCGTGGCGCCGGGAGCCACGGAAACCCCGATGCTAAACCAACCAGGTAGACAGAGTTCGCCGCCAAAATTGCCTCCAATCGGGCGATTTATCCAGCCACAGGAAGTGGCCGATTTGGTGTGTTATCTGCTCTCGCCGTCTGCCGCCGCCATCACCGGCCAGCAGTTGGTGATATGCGGTGGCGCATCGTTGTAG